The Cyprinus carpio isolate SPL01 chromosome A9, ASM1834038v1, whole genome shotgun sequence genome window below encodes:
- the LOC109060439 gene encoding gamma-crystallin M2-like — protein sequence MGKIIFYEDKNFQGRSYECTSDCADLHSHFSRCNSIQVESGNWIVYERPHFMGYQYFLRQGEYADYQRWMGFNDCVRSCRMIPQHQGSYKMTIYERSDFGGQMMEFTDDCPSLYDRFHYNDIHSCNVQDGYWIFYEHPNYRGRQYLLRPGEYRRYSDWGAMSSRVGSIRRITS from the exons ATGGGAAAG ATCATCTTCTATGAAGACAAGAACTTTCAGGGCCGCTCCTATGAGTGCACTAGTGACTGTGCTGACCTGCACTCTCATTTCAGTCGCTGTAACTCTATTCAGGTTGAAAGTGGAAACTGGATAGTATATGAGCGGCCACACTTTATGGGTTACCAGTACTTTCTGCGCCAAGGTGAATATGCTGACTACCAACGGTGGATGGGTTTCAATGATTGTGTCAGATCCTGTCGAATGATACCCCAA CATCAGGGATCCTACAAAATGACGATCTATGAACGTTCAGACTTTGGTGGTCAGATGATGGAGTTCACTGATGactgtccatccctttatgatcGATTCCATTACAATGATATCCATTCTTGCAATGTTCAAGATGGATACTGGATCTTCTATGAGCACCCTAATTACAGAGGCAGACAATACCTCCTGAGACCTGGCGAATACAGGAGGTACAGCGACTGGGGTGCCATGAGCTCAAGAGTTGGTTCTATCAGACGTATTACCTCCTAA
- the LOC109060438 gene encoding gamma-crystallin M2-like isoform X4, with product MMGKVIFYEDRNFQGRSYECMSDCGDFSSYMSRCHSCKVESGCWMMYDRPNYMGNQYFFKRGEYADYMSMFGMNDCIRSCRMIPMYRGSYRMRIYERENFMGQMYELTDDCDSIMDRYRMSHCQSCHVMDGHWLMYEQPHYRGRMWYFRPGEYRSFSNMGGMRFMSMRRIMDSWH from the exons GTCATCTTCTACGAGGACAGGAACTTCCAGGGTCGCTCTTATGAGTGTATGAGCGACTGTGGTGACTTCTCCTCCTACATGAGCCGCTGTCACTCTTGCAAAGTGGAGAGTGGGTGCTGGATGATGTATGACCGTCCCAACTACATGGGAAATCAGTATTTCTTTAAGAGGGGAGAATATGCTGATTACATGTCTATGTTTGGAATGAATGACTGCATCAGATCCTGCCGTATGATCCCTATG TACAGGGGATCCTACAGAATGAGGATTTACGAGAGGGAGAACTTCATGGGCCAGATGTACGAGCTGACTGATGATTGTGACAGCATCATGGACCGTTATCGCATGTCTCACTGCCAGTCCTGCCATGTGATGGATGGCCACTGGCTCATGTATGAGCAGCCCCACTACAGAGGCAGGATGTGGTACTTCAGGCCTGGAGAGTACAGGAGCTTCAGCAATATGGGTGGCATGAGATTCATGAGCATGAGGCGTATCATGGACTCCTGGCACTAG
- the LOC109060438 gene encoding gamma-crystallin M2-like isoform X3: protein MMGKVIFYEDRNFQGRSYECMSDCGDFSSYMSRCHSCKVESGCWMMYDRPNYMGNQYFFKRGEYADYMSMFGMNDCIRSCRMIPMYRGSYRMRIYERENFMGQMYELTDDCDSIMDRYRMSHCQSCHVMDGHWLMYEQPHYRGRMWYFRPGEYRSFSNMGGMRFMSMRRIMDSWH, encoded by the exons ATGATGGGCAAG GTCATCTTCTACGAGGACAGGAACTTCCAGGGTCGCTCTTATGAGTGTATGAGCGACTGTGGTGACTTCTCCTCCTACATGAGCCGCTGTCACTCTTGCAAAGTGGAGAGTGGGTGCTGGATGATGTATGACCGTCCCAACTACATGGGAAATCAGTATTTCTTTAAGAGGGGAGAATATGCTGATTACATGTCTATGTTTGGAATGAATGACTGCATCAGATCCTGCCGTATGATCCCTATG TACAGGGGATCCTACAGAATGAGGATTTACGAGAGGGAGAACTTCATGGGCCAGATGTACGAGCTGACTGATGATTGTGACAGCATCATGGACCGTTATCGCATGTCTCACTGCCAGTCCTGCCATGTGATGGATGGCCACTGGCTCATGTATGAGCAGCCCCACTACAGAGGCAGGATGTGGTACTTCAGGCCTGGAGAGTACAGGAGCTTCAGCAATATGGGTGGCATGAGATTCATGAGCATGAGGCGTATCATGGACTCCTGGCACTAG
- the LOC109060438 gene encoding gamma-crystallin M2-like isoform X2, translated as MHGKVIFYEDRNFQGRSYECMSDCGDFSSYMSRCHSCKVESGCWMMYDRPNYMGNQYFFKRGEYADYMSMFGMNDCIRSCRMIPMYRGSYRMRIYERENFMGQMYELTDDCDSIMDRYRMSHCQSCHVMDGHWLMYEQPHYRGRMWYFRPGEYRSFSNMGGMRFMSMRRIMDSWH; from the exons ATGCACGGAAAG GTCATCTTCTACGAGGACAGGAACTTCCAGGGTCGCTCTTATGAGTGTATGAGCGACTGTGGTGACTTCTCCTCCTACATGAGCCGCTGTCACTCTTGCAAAGTGGAGAGTGGGTGCTGGATGATGTATGACCGTCCCAACTACATGGGAAATCAGTATTTCTTTAAGAGGGGAGAATATGCTGATTACATGTCTATGTTTGGAATGAATGACTGCATCAGATCCTGCCGTATGATCCCTATG TACAGGGGATCCTACAGAATGAGGATTTACGAGAGGGAGAACTTCATGGGCCAGATGTACGAGCTGACTGATGATTGTGACAGCATCATGGACCGTTATCGCATGTCTCACTGCCAGTCCTGCCATGTGATGGATGGCCACTGGCTCATGTATGAGCAGCCCCACTACAGAGGCAGGATGTGGTACTTCAGGCCTGGAGAGTACAGGAGCTTCAGCAATATGGGTGGCATGAGATTCATGAGCATGAGGCGTATCATGGACTCCTGGCACTAG
- the LOC109060437 gene encoding gamma-crystallin M2-like — MTTTGMSMCKVIFYEDRNFQGRSYECTSDCADMSPYLSRCHSCRVESGCFMMYDRPNYMGNQYFFRKGDYADYMSMFGMSDCIRSCRMIPMHRGSFRMRIYEKENFMGQMYEMMDDCDSIMDRYRMPHCQSCHVMDGHWLMYEQPHYRGRMSYFRPGEYRNFRDMGGMRFMSMRRINDSFY; from the exons atgactacAACAGGCATGAGCATGTGCAAG GTTATCTTCTATGAGGACAGGAACTTCCAGGGTCGCTCTTATGAGTGCACAAGCGACTGTGCTGACATGTCCCCCTACTTGAGCCGCTGTCACTCTTGCAGAGTGGAGAGTGGATGCTTCATGATGTACGATCGTCCCAACTACATGGGAAATCAGTATTTCTTTAGAAAGGGAGACTATGCTGATTACATGTCTATGTTTGGAATGAGCGACTGCATCAGATCTTGCCGTATGATCCCTATG CACAGGGGATCCTTCAGAATGAGGATCTATGAGAAGGAGAACTTCATGGGTCAGATGTACGAGATGATGGATGACTGTGACAGTATCATGGACCGTTACCGCATGCCTCACTGCCAGTCCTGCCATGTGATGGACGGTCACTGGCTCATGTATGAGCAGCCCCACTACAGAGGCAGGATGTCATACTTCAGGCCTGGAGAGTACAGGAACTTCAGAGATATGGGTGGCATGAGATTCATGAGCATGAGGCGTATCAATGATTCCTTCTATTAA
- the LOC109060438 gene encoding gamma-crystallin M2-like isoform X5, translated as MKVTFYEDRNFQGRSYDCMSDCGDFSSYMSRCHSCRVHSGCWMMYDQPNYMGNQYFFRRGEYADYMPMFGMNNCIRSCRMIPMHRGSYRMRIYEKENFMGQMYEMMDDCDNCMDRYRMPHCQSCHVMDGHWLMYEQPHYRGRMWYFRPGEYRSFSNMGGMRFMSMRRIMDSWY; from the exons ATGAAG GTCACCTTTTATGAGGACAGGAACTTCCAGGGTCGCTCTTATGACTGTATGAGCGACTGTGGCGATTTCTCCTCCTACATGAGCCGTTGTCACTCTTGCAGAGTGCACAGTGGATGCTGGATGATGTACGATCAACCCAACTACATGGGAAATCAGTATTTCTTTAGGAGGGGAGAATATGCTGATTACATGCCTATGTTTGGAATGAACAACTGCATCAGGTCCTGCCGTATGATCCCTATG CACAGGGGATCCTACAGAATGAGGATCTACGAGAAGGAGAACTTCATGGGTCAGATGTACGAGATGATGGATGACTGTGACAACTGCATGGACCGTTACCGCATGCCTCACTGCCAGTCCTGCCATGTGATGGACGGCCACTGGCTCATGTATGAGCAGCCCCACTACAGAGGCAGGATGTGGTACTTCAGGCCTGGAGAGTACAGGAGCTTCAGCAATATGGGTGGCATGAGATTCATGAGCATGAGGCGTATCATGGACTCTTGGTACTag
- the LOC109060438 gene encoding gamma-crystallin M2-like isoform X1: MMGKVTFYEDRNFQGRSYDCMSDCGDFSSYMSRCHSCRVHSGCWMMYDQPNYMGNQYFFRRGEYADYMPMFGMNNCIRSCRMIPMHRGSYRMRIYEKENFMGQMYEMMDDCDNCMDRYRMPHCQSCHVMDGHWLMYEQPHYRGRMWYFRPGEYRSFSNMGGMRFMSMRRIMDSWY; this comes from the exons ATGATGGGCAAG GTCACCTTTTATGAGGACAGGAACTTCCAGGGTCGCTCTTATGACTGTATGAGCGACTGTGGCGATTTCTCCTCCTACATGAGCCGTTGTCACTCTTGCAGAGTGCACAGTGGATGCTGGATGATGTACGATCAACCCAACTACATGGGAAATCAGTATTTCTTTAGGAGGGGAGAATATGCTGATTACATGCCTATGTTTGGAATGAACAACTGCATCAGGTCCTGCCGTATGATCCCTATG CACAGGGGATCCTACAGAATGAGGATCTACGAGAAGGAGAACTTCATGGGTCAGATGTACGAGATGATGGATGACTGTGACAACTGCATGGACCGTTACCGCATGCCTCACTGCCAGTCCTGCCATGTGATGGACGGCCACTGGCTCATGTATGAGCAGCCCCACTACAGAGGCAGGATGTGGTACTTCAGGCCTGGAGAGTACAGGAGCTTCAGCAATATGGGTGGCATGAGATTCATGAGCATGAGGCGTATCATGGACTCTTGGTACTag
- the LOC109055335 gene encoding gamma-crystallin M2-like yields the protein MRVTFYEEKNFQGRSYDCTGDCADFSSYMSHCHSCRVHSGCWMMYDQPNYMGNQYFFRRGEYADYMSMFGMSNCIRSCRMIPMHRGSYRMRIYEKENFMGQMYEMMDDCDSIMDRYRMPHCQSCHVMDGHWLMYEQPHYRGRMWYFGPGEYRNFSNMGGMRFMSMRRIMDSWY from the exons ATGAGG GTCACcttttatgaggaaaaaaattttCAGGGTCGATCTTATGACTGTACCGGAGATTGTGCTGATTTCTCCTCCTACATGAGCCACTGTCACTCTTGCAGAGTGCACAGTGGATGCTGGATGATGTACGATCAACCCAACTACATGGGAAATCAGTATTTCTTTAGGAGGGGAGAATATGCTGATTACATGTCTATGTTTGGAATGAGCAACTGCATCAGGTCCTGCCGTATGATCCCTATG CACAGGGGATCCTACAGAATGAGGATCTACGAGAAGGAGAACTTCATGGGTCAGATGTATGAGATGATGGATGACTGTGACAGTATCATGGACCGTTACCGCATGCCTCACTGCCAGTCCTGCCATGTGATGGACGGCCACTGGCTCATGTATGAGCAGCCCCACTACAGAGGCAGGATGTGGTACTTTGGCCCTGGAGAGTACAGGAACTTCAGCAATATGGGTGGCATGAGATTCATGAGCATGAGGCGTATCATGGACTCCTGGTACTAg
- the LOC109049521 gene encoding gamma-crystallin M2-like, producing the protein MKVTFYEDRNFQGRSYDCMSDCADFSSYMSRCHSCRVHSGCWMMYDQPNYMGNQYFFRRGEYADYMSMFGMSNCIRSCRMIPMHRGSYRMRIYEKENFMGQMYEMTDDCDSIMDRYRMPHCQSCHVMDGHWLMYEQPHYRGRMWYFRPGEYRSFSNMGGMRFMSMRRIMDSWY; encoded by the exons ATGAAG GTCACCTTTTATGAGGACAGGAACTTCCAGGGTCGCTCTTATGACTGTATGAGCGACTGTGCCGATTTCTCCTCCTACATGAGCCGCTGTCACTCTTGCAGAGTGCACAGCGGATGCTGGATGATGTACGATCAACCCAACTACATGGGAAATCAGTATTTCTTTAGGAGGGGAGAATATGCTGATTACATGTCTATGTTTGGAATGAGCAACTGCATCAGGTCCTGCCGTATGATCCCTATG CACAGGGGATCCTACAGAATGAGGATCTACGAGAAGGAGAACTTCATGGGCCAGATGTACGAAATGACCGATGACTGTGACAGTATCATGGACCGTTACCGCATGCCTCACTGCCAGTCCTGCCATGTGATGGACGGCCACTGGCTCATGTATGAGCAGCCCCACTACAGAGGCAGGATGTGGTACTTCAGGCCTGGAGAGTACAGGAGCTTCAGCAATATGGGTGGCATGAGATTCATGAGCATGAGGCGTATCATGGACTCCTGGTACTAg